The genomic region TGGACACGTCGAGTTCGTCGGCGAGTTCGGTGTCGTTCGCGCCCTCGTGGAACCGGCGGACGAGCGTGCACAGCTCGCCGTCGTCGAGGTCGGTCCGGAACTCGTAGCGCTCGCGCAGCTGCCCGACGACCGCTTCGAGCCGTTCCGACACGTCGCCGCGGTCGGCGAGCGACCCTCGCGAGGCCTCCTGTGTCTCGGTGACCGTCTCCCCGTCGGCCACGTCCATGAAGATGTCTCGGAGTTCCTCGGTCTTCTCGTCCATCGTGGAGCAGAAAGTAGGCGAGTTTCAGTATAAAAGACTGCGGTGACGGGCCGCGGCACGCGCCCGAACCGACACGCTCGTCTCAAAAAGCCGACTCGAACCGGCCGACCCCCGCCCCGGCAAGCGATTCCAACTGGTGGGCCGCCCGACGGATAAATTCGAAACTCGTTCGCGATTCCCGCAAGACGGGAGCGGGTTGGTTCGAACGGTCGGTGACAAGATTTAAGCCCCGTACGACCGGGTGATAGACTATGACAGTTCCGCTCGCATCGGGCCAGACGCGGGAGACGTTCTGGCAGATCAGCCACGTCGAGGAGGTCGTCTTCTACTTCTTCGCGTTCGCGGCTGTGCTGGCGTTCGGCTGGGGTGTCTACCAGCGTTTCGCCCGGTATACGAAGGGTTCCGAGGACTGGTTCGACCGCACGGACCAGCTCGGCAAGCGCATCGCCGAGGCGGCGAAGATCGTCGCCACGAACGAGAAGCAGTTCAACCGCGACCTGTACGGCGGGTTGATGCACACGTTCATCATGTGGGGCTTTCTCACCCTGCTCATCGGGACGACCATCATCGGCATCGACATCGACCTCTGGCAGAAGGCGCTCGGCAACGAGCCGTTCCTCTCCGGCGCGTTCTACCTCTCGTACTCGCTGGTGATGGACGCCATGGGCCTGCTGTTCGTCGTGGGCATCGGCATGGCCATCTACCGCCGCTACTGGGTCCGGAACGAGCGCCTGTGGGGCAAGCACACCTCGGCGGAGGACGACCTGTTCATCTGGACGCTGTTCCTGCTCGGCGTGGGCGGCTACATGGTCGAGGGGCTGCGCATCCTCGGCCGCGGCGGCGGCAGTGAGTCCTTCCCGAGCTTCGAAATCGTGAGCTTCGTCGGCTGGTTCACCGCCCGAGTGTTCCAGGCAATCGGCATCTCGCCCGACCTCGCCGCGGACATCTACCCCGCGATGTGGTGGAGCCACGCGCTGCTCGCGTTCGGCTTCATCGCGCTCATCCCGTACGCGAAGCCGTTCCACATGATATCGAGCTTCGCGAACGTGGTCGCCCGCGACGAGAAGGCCGGCAAGCGCCTGCCCTCCGTTCCCGCTGCCCTGGACGCCGAGACCGGTGCCGACAGCATCGACCACTTCTCCTGGAAGGAGATCCTCGACCAGGACGCCTGTACGAAGTGTGGTCGCTGTTCCTCGGTCTGCCCGGCGAAGGCCTCCGGTCGGAACCTCGACCCCCGCGACGTGATTCTCGACCTGAAGCAGTACCGTGAGAATCTCGATTCGGGCGGCGAAGAGAAGACCATCGTCGCCGACGGCGGGTCCTCGGTCATCCAGGCCGAGACGATGGAGTCCTGCATGTCCTGTATGGCCTGCATGGACGCCTGCCCGGTCGAAATCGAGCACCTGAAGAGCTTCACCCGGATGAACCGCCAGCTCACCGACATGGGCGAGATCCAGGGCCCGCTCCAGGACGTGTTCCAGA from Haloarchaeobius sp. HME9146 harbors:
- a CDS encoding (Fe-S)-binding protein, yielding MTVPLASGQTRETFWQISHVEEVVFYFFAFAAVLAFGWGVYQRFARYTKGSEDWFDRTDQLGKRIAEAAKIVATNEKQFNRDLYGGLMHTFIMWGFLTLLIGTTIIGIDIDLWQKALGNEPFLSGAFYLSYSLVMDAMGLLFVVGIGMAIYRRYWVRNERLWGKHTSAEDDLFIWTLFLLGVGGYMVEGLRILGRGGGSESFPSFEIVSFVGWFTARVFQAIGISPDLAADIYPAMWWSHALLAFGFIALIPYAKPFHMISSFANVVARDEKAGKRLPSVPAALDAETGADSIDHFSWKEILDQDACTKCGRCSSVCPAKASGRNLDPRDVILDLKQYRENLDSGGEEKTIVADGGSSVIQAETMESCMSCMACMDACPVEIEHLKSFTRMNRQLTDMGEIQGPLQDVFQNVMQKGNTFGDPNRKRGDWTEKVDVDVPDAREEEVEYLWYVGDYPSFDERNKKVARSLATILDAADVSFGILFDDEKYDGNDIRRVGEEFLYIELAGHHVESFEDCDFEKIICTDPHSYNTFKNEYPEVDFEEFADDPMMPFEIEGFWNEDGDIDVLHWTQAVEELVPQLGLSGTELDYTVTYHDPCHLGRYNDEYEAPRELVKATGCDLHEMPRNRANSFCCGGGGGGLWMELEEETKPSEERLREALEDTEAGAGIEKFVVACPMCMTMYEDGRKTGGFEEDIEIVDVAELVVEAIGEKETAGL